The Methanocaldococcus jannaschii DSM 2661 genome has a segment encoding these proteins:
- a CDS encoding 4Fe-4S dicluster domain-containing protein, with protein sequence MAVTIDYSLCKGAECAECVNNCPMEVFEIEGDKVVVARPDDCTYCGVCEDVCPTGAVKVEPE encoded by the coding sequence ATGGCTGTAACAATAGATTACAGCTTATGTAAAGGGGCAGAGTGTGCAGAATGTGTAAATAACTGCCCAATGGAAGTTTTTGAAATTGAGGGAGATAAAGTAGTTGTTGCAAGACCTGATGACTGCACTTATTGTGGAGTCTGTGAAGATGTCTGTCCAACAGGAGCTGTAAAAGTTGAACCAGAATAA
- the rplM gene encoding 50S ribosomal protein L13 produces MTVIDAEGAILGRLASEVAKRVLRGEEIVIVNAEMVVITGNKDWIIKTYQEEREKKNVANPRRFGPKFPRRPDDILRRTIRKMLPYKKPKGREAFKRVKVYVGNPKNLTVDEKISHKLNTTKYITLAELSKHLGAKF; encoded by the coding sequence ATGACAGTAATAGATGCTGAAGGAGCGATATTGGGAAGATTGGCTTCAGAAGTAGCAAAAAGAGTTTTGAGAGGAGAAGAAATTGTTATTGTAAATGCTGAGATGGTAGTTATTACAGGTAACAAGGACTGGATTATAAAAACCTACCAAGAGGAAAGAGAGAAGAAAAACGTTGCTAACCCAAGAAGATTTGGGCCGAAATTCCCAAGAAGACCAGATGATATATTAAGAAGAACAATTAGAAAGATGCTTCCATACAAAAAACCAAAAGGAAGAGAGGCATTTAAGAGAGTTAAAGTTTATGTTGGAAATCCTAAAAACTTAACAGTTGATGAAAAAATAAGCCACAAATTAAACACCACCAAATATATAACATTAGCTGAGTTAAGCAAACACTTAGGAGCGAAGTTCTGA
- a CDS encoding 30S ribosomal protein S4 gives MGDPRRRFKKTYETPNHPWIKERIEREKELCRKYGLRRKREVWKAETILRKYRRQARRLISDRTEQGAKEAVQLFNVLKKYGILKIENPTLDDVLSLTVEDILERRLQTLVFRKGLARTPRQARQLIVHGHIAVNGRVVTAPSYMVTVEEEDKISYAKNSPFNDDNHPERAKIVGLVAEETQTQETE, from the coding sequence ATGGGAGACCCAAGGAGAAGATTTAAAAAGACTTATGAAACACCAAACCATCCATGGATTAAAGAGAGAATTGAGAGAGAAAAAGAGTTGTGTAGGAAGTATGGTTTAAGAAGAAAGAGAGAAGTTTGGAAAGCAGAGACAATATTAAGAAAATACAGAAGACAGGCAAGAAGATTAATTAGTGATAGAACAGAGCAAGGAGCTAAAGAAGCTGTCCAGCTTTTCAATGTATTAAAAAAATACGGTATCTTAAAAATTGAGAACCCAACACTTGATGATGTCTTATCATTAACCGTTGAAGATATCTTAGAGAGAAGATTACAAACACTTGTATTTAGAAAAGGATTAGCAAGAACACCAAGACAAGCAAGACAGTTAATTGTTCATGGACATATAGCAGTTAATGGTAGAGTTGTAACTGCTCCAAGCTACATGGTAACAGTTGAAGAAGAAGACAAAATCAGCTATGCTAAAAACTCCCCATTCAACGATGACAATCACCCAGAAAGAGCTAAAATTGTTGGATTAGTAGCAGAAGAAACACAGACACAGGAGACAGAATAA
- the cgi121 gene encoding KEOPS complex subunit Cgi121 yields the protein MIIRGIRGARINNEIFNLGLKFQILNADVVATKKHVLHAINQAKTKKPIAKSFWMEILVRASGQRQIHEAIKIIGAKDGNVCLICEDEETFRKIYELIGGEIDDSVLEINEDKERLIREIFKIRGFGNVVERVLEKIALIELKKE from the coding sequence ATGATAATTAGGGGAATAAGAGGGGCAAGGATAAATAATGAAATTTTTAATTTAGGTTTAAAGTTTCAAATTTTAAACGCTGATGTAGTAGCTACAAAGAAACATGTTTTGCATGCTATAAATCAAGCAAAGACAAAAAAACCAATAGCAAAGAGTTTTTGGATGGAAATTTTGGTTAGAGCTTCTGGACAGAGGCAGATACATGAGGCAATAAAGATTATTGGAGCTAAAGATGGGAATGTTTGCTTAATCTGTGAAGATGAAGAGACTTTTAGAAAAATTTATGAGCTTATTGGTGGAGAAATTGATGATTCTGTTTTGGAAATTAATGAAGATAAGGAAAGATTGATTAGAGAAATTTTTAAGATTAGGGGTTTTGGAAATGTTGTTGAAAGAGTTTTGGAGAAGATAGCTTTAATTGAATTAAAGAAAGAGTAA
- a CDS encoding 50S ribosomal protein L23, with protein MDAFDVIKAPVVTEKTVRMIEEENKLVFYVDRRATKQDIKRAMKELFDVEVEKVNTLITPKGEKKAYVKLKEGYDASKIAASLGIY; from the coding sequence ATGGATGCCTTCGATGTAATAAAAGCTCCAGTAGTTACAGAAAAAACTGTTAGAATGATTGAAGAGGAAAACAAATTAGTATTTTACGTTGATAGGAGAGCTACAAAGCAGGATATAAAGAGAGCTATGAAAGAGTTGTTTGATGTTGAAGTTGAGAAAGTAAATACATTAATAACACCAAAAGGGGAAAAGAAAGCTTACGTTAAGTTGAAAGAAGGATATGACGCAAGTAAAATAGCAGCAAGCTTAGGAATCTACTAA
- a CDS encoding 30S ribosomal protein S9: MGKIVITVGKRKRAIARAVAREGKGRIRINKIPIELIEPKYKRMKLMEPILLAGEEVISQMDIDVTVKGGGVMGQMDAARTAIGKAIVEFTGSKELRDKFLAYDRTLLVSDARRTEPHKPSRSTKGPRAKRQKSYR, translated from the coding sequence ATGGGAAAAATTGTTATAACAGTTGGTAAAAGAAAAAGAGCTATTGCGAGAGCAGTAGCAAGAGAAGGGAAGGGAAGAATAAGAATAAACAAAATACCTATTGAGTTAATTGAGCCCAAATATAAGAGAATGAAGTTAATGGAACCAATTTTATTAGCTGGAGAGGAAGTTATTAGCCAAATGGATATTGATGTTACAGTTAAAGGCGGAGGAGTAATGGGACAAATGGATGCTGCAAGAACAGCTATTGGTAAAGCTATTGTTGAATTTACAGGTAGCAAAGAGTTGAGAGACAAGTTCTTAGCTTACGACAGAACATTATTGGTTAGCGATGCAAGAAGAACCGAACCACACAAACCAAGTAGGTCAACAAAGGGTCCAAGAGCAAAGAGACAAAAGTCATACAGATAA
- a CDS encoding 50S ribosomal protein L18e, which produces MAKKITATNPRLVKLIEILKQESYKNQAKIWKDIARRLAKPRRRRAEVNLSKINRYTKEGDVVLVPGKVLGAGKLEHKVVVAAFAFSETAKKLIKEAGGEAITIEELIKRNPKGSNVKIMA; this is translated from the coding sequence ATGGCAAAGAAAATAACAGCTACAAACCCAAGGTTGGTTAAGTTAATTGAGATATTAAAGCAGGAAAGTTATAAAAATCAGGCAAAGATTTGGAAGGATATTGCAAGAAGGTTAGCAAAACCAAGAAGAAGGAGAGCAGAGGTAAATTTAAGTAAGATAAACAGATACACAAAAGAAGGAGATGTTGTTTTAGTTCCTGGTAAAGTTTTAGGAGCTGGGAAGTTAGAGCACAAGGTTGTCGTTGCTGCATTTGCATTCTCAGAAACAGCTAAAAAATTAATTAAAGAAGCTGGAGGAGAAGCAATAACAATTGAAGAGCTAATAAAAAGAAATCCAAAAGGTTCAAATGTTAAAATTATGGCGTAA
- a CDS encoding CBS domain-containing ParB/RepB/Spo0J family partition protein, protein MSVKVSEYMTKKVVTVSKDNTVKDVIKLLKETGHNSFPVVENGKLIGIVSVHDIVGKDDNEKVENVMTKRKDMVVTTPDANIMDVGRIMFRTGFSKLPVVDEENNLVGIISNMDVIRSQIEKTTPKKLENIIKTYKSLGYNLRVEKEEVDVNKLRPTQNKIHADELVGRMYELKKGLAEPIIAIKTKRGDYYILVDGHHRAVAAYKMGVPKLDAYVIYLDTDKKLGIEKTAEIMNLKSLEDVKIVDSDDENSVKVIKYNKNGVLG, encoded by the coding sequence ATGTCAGTAAAGGTATCTGAATATATGACAAAGAAGGTTGTTACTGTTTCAAAAGATAATACAGTTAAAGATGTTATTAAATTGTTGAAAGAGACTGGACACAATTCATTTCCTGTGGTTGAGAATGGAAAGCTAATAGGGATAGTTTCTGTTCATGATATTGTAGGAAAGGATGATAATGAGAAAGTAGAAAATGTAATGACAAAAAGGAAAGATATGGTTGTTACAACTCCTGATGCCAATATAATGGATGTTGGTAGAATAATGTTTAGAACTGGTTTCTCAAAATTGCCAGTTGTTGATGAAGAAAATAATTTAGTTGGAATTATATCTAATATGGATGTTATCAGGTCTCAAATAGAGAAAACCACGCCTAAAAAATTGGAAAATATAATCAAAACTTATAAAAGCTTAGGTTACAATTTGAGAGTTGAAAAAGAAGAGGTAGATGTTAATAAATTGAGACCAACACAGAATAAAATACACGCTGATGAGCTGGTTGGCAGAATGTATGAACTAAAAAAAGGTTTGGCAGAGCCAATAATTGCAATAAAAACAAAAAGGGGAGATTATTATATATTGGTAGATGGACATCATAGGGCAGTAGCAGCGTATAAAATGGGAGTGCCGAAGTTGGATGCCTATGTAATTTATTTAGACACTGATAAAAAGCTTGGTATAGAAAAGACAGCTGAGATTATGAATTTAAAATCACTGGAGGATGTTAAGATTGTTGATAGTGATGACGAAAACAGTGTTAAGGTAATAAAATACAACAAAAATGGAGTATTGGGATAA
- a CDS encoding phosphopyruvate hydratase family protein, producing the protein MTNVIIEKISAKEVFKGAKIKVMITTMTNISIGYDIIEVNNPEEAIADVENVIAPELIGYPATDIDFIDSLICETSVNNPTVAMGISISVARAASNSLDIPLFKFLGGALTTELPIVASGILVDKDKNELIPIVMADSIEDIVNLYLKLTDVLSHDYSIVNIDGAYTCKDIFNEIPKIRNLIDEIKEDEDLDILLGLSSKKETVKDKDLSQIDYLEVEEPVEFDGFLCTDSIYEESDFVKVFPYEMGTITEMYYYINYIMDKGLYPVIFGNNSSFAHIAVSFKVPFLRPKLSSNVLNEVWNIERTIMNPNIRRF; encoded by the coding sequence TTGACAAATGTTATTATTGAAAAAATAAGTGCAAAAGAAGTTTTTAAAGGAGCTAAAATTAAGGTAATGATTACAACAATGACAAATATTTCTATTGGCTATGACATCATTGAAGTGAATAATCCAGAGGAAGCAATAGCTGATGTTGAAAATGTTATAGCCCCAGAACTCATTGGATATCCAGCAACTGACATTGATTTTATTGATTCATTAATTTGTGAAACATCAGTTAATAATCCTACTGTAGCAATGGGAATTTCTATTAGCGTAGCAAGAGCGGCTTCAAACAGCTTAGATATTCCTTTATTTAAATTTTTAGGGGGAGCTTTAACAACTGAACTACCAATAGTTGCTTCTGGCATATTAGTTGATAAAGATAAGAATGAGTTAATTCCAATAGTCATGGCTGATTCCATTGAAGATATAGTTAATTTATATCTAAAGCTCACAGATGTCTTATCTCATGATTATAGTATTGTAAATATTGATGGAGCATACACATGCAAGGACATATTTAATGAAATTCCAAAGATTAGGAATTTGATAGATGAAATTAAAGAAGATGAGGATTTAGATATATTATTGGGACTTAGTTCTAAAAAGGAAACTGTTAAAGATAAGGATTTATCTCAGATTGATTACTTAGAGGTTGAAGAGCCTGTTGAATTTGATGGATTTCTATGCACGGACAGCATTTATGAGGAAAGTGATTTTGTTAAAGTTTTCCCATATGAAATGGGAACAATAACTGAGATGTATTATTACATAAACTACATTATGGATAAAGGGCTTTATCCAGTAATATTTGGAAATAACTCATCATTTGCTCACATTGCAGTTAGTTTCAAGGTTCCTTTTTTAAGACCTAAGCTATCTTCAAATGTGCTAAATGAAGTTTGGAACATAGAGAGAACCATAATGAATCCAAATATAAGGAGGTTTTAG
- a CDS encoding 30S ribosomal protein S13 translates to MQNSEFKYLIRVSRTDLDGNKKLIMALQDIYGVGEAMARAIVRVAKLDPNKLAGYLTEEEVKKIEEVLADPAKFGIPSWMFNRRKDYVTGEDKHVIESDLMIIKQEDINRLKRIRCYRGIRHELGLPCRGQRTKSTFRRGPTVGVSRRKK, encoded by the coding sequence ATGCAAAATTCTGAATTTAAGTATTTAATTAGAGTTTCAAGGACAGATTTAGATGGGAACAAAAAGTTAATAATGGCTCTCCAGGACATCTACGGTGTTGGAGAGGCAATGGCAAGGGCAATTGTAAGAGTTGCTAAATTAGACCCTAACAAATTAGCTGGTTATTTAACAGAGGAAGAAGTTAAAAAAATTGAAGAAGTATTGGCAGACCCTGCTAAATTTGGAATCCCATCATGGATGTTTAACAGAAGAAAAGATTATGTTACTGGAGAGGATAAACACGTTATTGAAAGCGATTTAATGATTATAAAACAGGAAGATATTAACAGATTGAAGAGAATCAGATGTTATAGAGGAATTAGACACGAGCTTGGATTACCATGTAGAGGACAGAGAACAAAGAGTACATTTAGAAGAGGTCCAACTGTTGGAGTTTCAAGAAGAAAGAAATAA
- a CDS encoding HypC/HybG/HupF family hydrogenase formation chaperone gives MCLAIPCKVVEIIEEDGEKYAIAEYKGVKQKAKLTLLDKEVKIGDYILIHTGYALEVLSEEDAKLSLEAWEELFKALEEMEQ, from the coding sequence ATGTGTCTGGCAATTCCATGTAAGGTTGTTGAGATTATAGAGGAAGATGGAGAGAAATACGCAATAGCTGAATATAAAGGAGTTAAGCAAAAGGCAAAATTAACACTTTTAGATAAGGAGGTTAAAATAGGAGATTATATATTAATCCACACTGGCTATGCTTTAGAAGTTTTAAGTGAAGAAGATGCTAAATTAAGTTTAGAAGCTTGGGAAGAATTGTTTAAAGCATTGGAAGAAATGGAACAATAA
- a CDS encoding DNA-directed RNA polymerase subunit N → MMFPIRCFSCGNVIAEVFEEYKERILKGENPKDVLDDLGIKKYCCRRMFISYRIGEDGREIIDEIIAHDERYL, encoded by the coding sequence ATGATGTTCCCTATTAGATGTTTTTCCTGTGGTAATGTTATCGCTGAAGTTTTTGAAGAGTACAAAGAGAGAATTTTAAAAGGAGAGAATCCAAAAGATGTTTTGGATGATTTAGGCATTAAAAAATACTGCTGTAGAAGAATGTTTATCTCTTACAGAATAGGAGAGGATGGAAGAGAAATTATTGATGAAATAATAGCTCATGACGAGAGATATCTATAA
- a CDS encoding DNA-directed RNA polymerase subunit D → MITIKEKRKTRIGEEFIFSLKAPISFSNAIRRIMISEVPTFAIEDVYIYENSSSMDDEILAHRLGLIPIKGKPLLENEVITFTLEKEGPCTVYSSDLKSENGEVAFKNIPIVKLGKGQRIQIECEAIPGIGKVHAKWQPCNAVYKQIADDEVEFFVETFGQMEAEEILEEAVKILKNKAESFLQQLEMIEQ, encoded by the coding sequence TTGATTACAATCAAAGAAAAGAGAAAGACAAGAATTGGGGAGGAATTTATTTTTTCTTTAAAAGCCCCAATTTCATTTTCTAATGCTATTAGGAGAATAATGATTTCTGAAGTTCCAACCTTTGCTATTGAAGATGTTTATATATATGAGAACTCATCATCAATGGATGATGAGATTTTAGCACATAGATTGGGTTTAATTCCAATTAAAGGAAAACCATTATTAGAGAATGAAGTTATAACATTCACCTTAGAAAAAGAGGGGCCTTGCACAGTTTATTCATCAGATTTAAAATCTGAAAATGGAGAAGTTGCTTTTAAAAACATTCCAATTGTTAAATTAGGAAAAGGGCAAAGAATACAGATTGAATGTGAAGCAATTCCTGGCATTGGAAAGGTTCATGCAAAATGGCAACCATGCAATGCTGTCTATAAACAAATTGCTGATGATGAAGTAGAATTTTTCGTTGAAACATTTGGACAAATGGAAGCTGAAGAAATCTTAGAAGAAGCTGTTAAAATACTAAAAAATAAAGCTGAAAGTTTCTTACAACAGTTAGAAATGATTGAACAATAA
- a CDS encoding 30S ribosomal protein S11 — MAEQKKEKWGIVHIYSSYNNTIIHATDITGAETIARVSGGRVTRNQRDEGSPYAAMQAAFKLAEVLKERGIENIHIKVRAPGGSGQKNPGPGAQAAIRALARAGLRIGRIEDVTPVPHDGTTPKKRFKK, encoded by the coding sequence ATGGCAGAACAGAAAAAAGAAAAATGGGGAATAGTTCATATCTACTCATCTTACAACAACACAATAATCCATGCAACAGACATTACAGGAGCAGAGACAATTGCAAGAGTTTCAGGTGGGAGGGTTACAAGAAACCAGAGAGATGAGGGTTCTCCTTACGCAGCAATGCAGGCAGCATTTAAATTGGCAGAGGTATTAAAAGAGAGAGGAATTGAAAACATCCATATCAAAGTTAGAGCTCCAGGAGGTAGTGGGCAGAAAAACCCAGGACCTGGAGCTCAGGCTGCTATTAGAGCTTTAGCAAGAGCTGGATTAAGAATTGGAAGAATTGAAGATGTTACACCAGTTCCACATGATGGAACAACACCTAAGAAGAGGTTCAAAAAGTAA
- the rpsS gene encoding 30S ribosomal protein S19, with translation MASARRRRIKKKKQVISKKIEFRYRGYTLEELQQMPLREFAKLLPARQRRTLLRGLTPQQKKLAMKIKKARRLLNKGKEPRIIRTHCRDFVITPDMVGLTFGVYNGKEFVEVKVTPEMIGHYLGEFSLTRKPVQHGAPGMGATRSSMFVPIK, from the coding sequence ATGGCATCTGCAAGGAGAAGAAGAATTAAAAAGAAAAAACAAGTAATTTCAAAAAAGATAGAGTTTAGATACAGAGGATACACATTAGAAGAACTTCAACAAATGCCTTTAAGAGAGTTTGCAAAGTTGTTGCCTGCAAGACAGAGAAGAACATTATTGAGAGGTTTAACCCCACAACAGAAAAAATTAGCTATGAAAATTAAAAAAGCAAGAAGATTATTAAACAAAGGTAAAGAACCAAGAATTATAAGAACACACTGCAGAGACTTTGTTATAACACCAGATATGGTTGGATTAACCTTTGGTGTCTATAACGGAAAAGAGTTCGTTGAAGTTAAAGTAACTCCAGAAATGATTGGACACTACTTAGGAGAGTTCTCATTAACAAGAAAACCAGTTCAGCACGGAGCTCCTGGTATGGGAGCTACAAGAAGCTCAATGTTCGTTCCAATCAAGTAA
- a CDS encoding YqaA family protein, producing the protein MINLELFKEFLLNLIKDYGYFGIFLVGFSEPIFQPFPTEIFIIAGILLGLDWKLVWLISTIACNFGAVVTYYLAKKYGEKLMLKLFDEEKIKKGSHYLKKWGILGVIIASFTPIPFEVICWVCGSFEMPFERYMIAVFLSRLIRHGMVILPFVLKDHIHF; encoded by the coding sequence ATGATTAACCTTGAACTATTTAAAGAATTCTTATTAAACCTTATAAAGGATTATGGGTATTTTGGTATATTTTTGGTTGGATTTTCTGAGCCAATATTTCAACCATTCCCAACAGAGATATTTATTATAGCAGGTATTTTATTAGGGTTAGATTGGAAATTAGTTTGGCTTATATCAACAATTGCCTGTAATTTTGGGGCTGTCGTTACATATTATCTTGCAAAAAAGTATGGGGAAAAGTTAATGTTAAAATTATTTGATGAAGAAAAAATAAAAAAGGGAAGTCATTATTTAAAAAAATGGGGAATTTTGGGAGTTATAATTGCAAGCTTTACACCAATTCCTTTTGAGGTTATATGCTGGGTTTGTGGGAGTTTTGAAATGCCATTTGAGAGATATATGATTGCAGTTTTTTTAAGTAGATTGATTAGGCATGGGATGGTTATTTTACCATTTGTTTTAAAAGACCATATTCATTTTTGA
- a CDS encoding DNA-directed RNA polymerase subunit K translates to MKLTKFEIARILGARSLQISSGAYATIETKCDSSLKIAYEEIKQGKVPLKPIRPVKA, encoded by the coding sequence TTGAAATTAACAAAATTTGAGATTGCAAGGATATTGGGAGCGAGAAGTTTGCAGATATCAAGTGGAGCATATGCAACAATAGAAACAAAATGTGATAGCTCATTGAAAATAGCTTATGAAGAAATTAAACAAGGAAAAGTTCCTTTAAAACCAATAAGACCGGTAAAAGCTTAA
- the argJ gene encoding bifunctional ornithine acetyltransferase/N-acetylglutamate synthase, which translates to MRVIDGGVTAPKGFKANGYKEGKFGVAIIISEKDAVGAGTFTTNKVVAHPVVLSRELIKNRDKFRAIVANSGNANCFTKDGMEDAKEMQRLVAELFNINEDEVLVASTGVIGRKMDMNIIKDRINKVYNLIKEGNSSINAAKAIMTTDTKPKEIAVEFEVNGKTVRVGGIAKGAGMIAPNMLHATMLCFITTDIEIDKESLTNILQKVVDKTFNNISVDGDTSTNDTVFVLANGLSGVNYEECGEEFENALLYVCRELAKMIVKDGEGATKFMEVVVKGAKTEEDAVKASKAIVNSLLVKTAVFGGDPNWGRIVAAVGYSGADFNPEVVDVILSNYKDEVYLVKDGIPLADEGTEELKKAEEIMKSDEIKIVVDLKMGEFENVCYGCDLSYEYVRINAEYTT; encoded by the coding sequence ATGAGAGTTATTGATGGTGGAGTTACAGCCCCTAAGGGATTTAAAGCCAATGGATACAAAGAGGGTAAGTTTGGAGTAGCGATAATTATCTCTGAAAAAGATGCAGTAGGAGCTGGGACATTCACAACAAATAAAGTTGTAGCTCATCCTGTAGTTTTATCAAGGGAGTTGATAAAAAATAGAGATAAATTTAGAGCAATAGTTGCAAATAGTGGAAACGCCAACTGTTTTACAAAAGATGGAATGGAAGATGCTAAAGAAATGCAGAGATTAGTAGCAGAGCTCTTTAATATTAATGAAGATGAGGTTTTAGTAGCCTCAACTGGAGTTATTGGAAGAAAGATGGATATGAACATTATAAAAGATAGAATAAATAAGGTTTATAATTTAATAAAAGAAGGAAACAGCTCAATAAACGCTGCCAAAGCAATAATGACAACTGATACAAAACCAAAGGAAATAGCTGTGGAGTTTGAGGTTAATGGAAAAACTGTTAGAGTTGGGGGGATAGCAAAAGGAGCTGGGATGATAGCTCCAAATATGTTACATGCTACTATGCTTTGCTTTATAACAACAGACATAGAGATTGATAAAGAAAGCTTAACAAATATCTTGCAAAAGGTTGTAGATAAAACATTCAACAACATATCCGTTGATGGAGACACTTCAACAAATGATACCGTTTTTGTTTTAGCTAATGGATTAAGTGGAGTTAATTATGAAGAATGTGGAGAAGAGTTTGAAAATGCCTTATTGTATGTGTGCAGAGAGCTTGCCAAGATGATTGTTAAGGATGGTGAAGGAGCTACCAAATTTATGGAGGTTGTTGTTAAAGGGGCTAAAACTGAGGAGGATGCAGTTAAAGCATCAAAGGCTATAGTTAATTCTTTGTTAGTTAAAACTGCTGTGTTTGGTGGAGACCCAAATTGGGGAAGGATTGTTGCTGCTGTTGGATATAGTGGGGCTGATTTCAACCCAGAAGTTGTTGATGTTATATTGAGCAACTATAAAGATGAGGTTTATTTAGTTAAAGATGGGATTCCATTGGCTGATGAAGGAACTGAAGAGCTAAAAAAGGCCGAGGAGATTATGAAAAGTGATGAAATAAAGATAGTTGTTGATTTGAAGATGGGGGAGTTTGAGAACGTTTGTTATGGATGTGATTTAAGCTATGAGTATGTTAGAATAAACGCTGAATATACAACTTAA
- a CDS encoding 50S ribosomal protein L2: MGKRLISQRRGRGSSVYTCPSHKRRGEAKYRRFDELEKKGKVLGKIVDILHDPGRSAPVAKVEYETGEEGLLVVPEGVKVGDIIECGVSAEIKPGNILPLGAIPEGIPVFNIETVPGDGGKLVRAGGCYAHILTHDGERTYVKLPSGHIKALHSMCRATIGVVAGGGRKEKPFVKAGKKYHAMKAKAVKWPRVRGVAMNAVDHPFGGGRHQHTGKPTTVSRKKVPPGRKVGHISARRTGVRK, from the coding sequence ATGGGAAAAAGATTAATCTCTCAAAGAAGAGGTAGGGGTTCTTCAGTATATACTTGCCCTTCACACAAAAGAAGGGGAGAAGCAAAATACAGAAGATTTGATGAATTAGAGAAAAAAGGAAAAGTTTTAGGTAAAATTGTTGATATATTACACGACCCAGGAAGAAGTGCTCCAGTTGCAAAAGTTGAATACGAAACAGGAGAAGAAGGATTGTTAGTTGTTCCAGAAGGTGTAAAAGTTGGAGATATTATTGAGTGTGGTGTCTCTGCAGAAATAAAGCCAGGAAATATCTTACCATTGGGAGCTATTCCAGAGGGAATTCCTGTCTTCAACATAGAAACAGTTCCAGGAGATGGAGGAAAATTAGTTAGAGCAGGAGGTTGTTATGCACACATATTGACACACGATGGAGAAAGAACTTATGTTAAATTGCCATCAGGACACATCAAAGCTTTACACTCAATGTGTAGAGCTACAATTGGAGTTGTTGCTGGTGGAGGAAGAAAAGAGAAACCATTCGTTAAGGCTGGTAAGAAGTATCACGCAATGAAAGCTAAGGCAGTTAAGTGGCCAAGAGTTAGAGGAGTTGCAATGAACGCTGTCGATCACCCATTCGGTGGAGGAAGACACCAACACACTGGAAAACCAACTACTGTTTCAAGAAAGAAAGTTCCACCAGGAAGAAAGGTTGGACATATATCTGCAAGAAGAACTGGAGTCAGGAAATAA